The proteins below are encoded in one region of Argonema galeatum A003/A1:
- a CDS encoding cytochrome b, with protein MNVAQIEEKKAKKKTFAQNLWFLHWLMAACFLLLFATGAYMTDLPKKVSYGESLYELHKTLGVVVMSVLLARIVVLLRVIQHKYRRRLPKLTGEWLKTFFFHTSLYFFMLLVPLSGYFCSNSYGYDVVIFGTDITLPDLFPENKEVAEFSKSLHFWLAYTFLAAIALHAIDQWKYLRAQGRRFYTAVNRSTETNK; from the coding sequence ATGAATGTTGCTCAAATTGAAGAGAAAAAAGCCAAGAAAAAGACATTCGCCCAGAATTTGTGGTTTTTGCATTGGTTAATGGCTGCTTGCTTTTTACTGCTATTTGCGACTGGCGCTTACATGACTGACTTGCCCAAAAAAGTATCCTATGGGGAGTCTTTATACGAGTTACACAAAACCCTTGGGGTAGTGGTGATGAGCGTACTGCTAGCTAGAATTGTTGTCCTGCTGCGGGTCATCCAACACAAGTATAGGCGGCGTCTGCCTAAGCTTACGGGGGAATGGCTGAAAACTTTCTTTTTTCACACAAGTCTATATTTTTTTATGCTTCTTGTTCCTCTCTCCGGCTATTTTTGTTCTAATTCCTATGGCTATGATGTGGTTATATTCGGCACGGATATAACTTTGCCAGACTTATTTCCAGAAAACAAAGAAGTAGCTGAATTTAGTAAAAGCCTGCATTTTTGGCTAGCTTACACTTTTCTAGCTGCGATCGCACTCCACGCGATCGACCAATGGAAATACTTGCGGGCCCAAGGGCGTCGTTTTTATACAGCGGTTAACCGCAGCACCGAAACTAACAAATAG
- a CDS encoding thylakoid membrane photosystem I accumulation factor produces MTIATFLNYWRQIFASCLLTLFAALSCLLIVGTPPALAGINDDNFDGNIYVLYAGNGSLVPSKVTLAQSLKGNKPTLLVFYVDDSRDSKQYATVVSHIQQFYGRAADIIPVDVDSIPAKSTYEPTEPGYYYKGFVPQVVLFDQSGKEVLNGKGQVPFEQVDDAFRKVFNLQPRSESGELKQRVVNEFNTELAK; encoded by the coding sequence ATGACTATCGCGACTTTTCTGAATTACTGGCGGCAGATTTTTGCCAGTTGTCTGTTGACCCTCTTCGCAGCGCTGAGTTGTCTGTTGATCGTGGGGACGCCACCAGCTCTAGCGGGTATAAACGACGACAACTTTGATGGCAATATTTATGTCCTCTATGCCGGGAATGGTTCCCTGGTGCCGTCAAAGGTGACTCTGGCACAGTCTTTGAAGGGAAATAAGCCGACTCTGCTGGTGTTCTACGTAGATGACAGCAGGGATAGCAAACAATATGCGACTGTGGTTTCGCACATACAGCAGTTTTATGGACGGGCGGCGGATATTATCCCCGTGGATGTGGATTCTATCCCAGCTAAATCAACCTACGAACCCACAGAACCGGGCTATTACTACAAAGGTTTTGTGCCTCAAGTTGTCCTGTTTGACCAATCGGGTAAGGAAGTTCTCAACGGTAAGGGACAAGTGCCGTTTGAGCAGGTAGATGACGCTTTCCGCAAGGTGTTTAACTTGCAGCCGCGATCGGAATCTGGGGAGTTGAAGCAGCGAGTGGTGAATGAGTTCAATACGGAACTAGCTAAGTGA
- a CDS encoding M23 family metallopeptidase, with protein sequence MKKSLLTTAFLVFLLTLLPACFGKEKIASAPSPVEIAANPPNSFKLALPINCTLGQDCFIMHYVDRDPSPTEVDFGCGRQTYDGHNGVDFAIPDERVMAAGVAVKAAAAGKVLRVRDGVSDRRVADQTDKANVQGIECGNGVVIDHGNGWQTQYCHLRNGSVVVKPDTSVEAGTVLGMVGESGLASFPHVHLTVRYQDKVVDPFVGANAGPGCRVDRKPIWQQPISYVPTGTIRAGFATQPPDMAAIWEGRFSETELPKNSPALIFWVQAYGVLKGDGQEFQLIAPDGKPFAVRKQELQSPSRSWLSYVGKRASGNQPLTAGVWRGEYRLIRNGKVLIDVKREVQVR encoded by the coding sequence ATGAAAAAGTCCCTTCTGACTACAGCATTTCTTGTCTTCCTGCTTACCCTTCTCCCCGCCTGCTTCGGTAAAGAAAAGATCGCCTCTGCACCGTCCCCAGTTGAAATAGCTGCCAACCCCCCAAATTCCTTCAAACTTGCCTTACCGATTAACTGTACGCTAGGCCAAGACTGTTTTATCATGCACTACGTCGATCGCGACCCCAGCCCAACAGAAGTCGATTTTGGCTGCGGTCGGCAAACCTACGACGGTCACAACGGTGTAGACTTTGCCATTCCAGATGAGCGCGTAATGGCAGCAGGCGTCGCCGTGAAAGCAGCAGCAGCGGGCAAAGTTCTGCGGGTGCGCGACGGAGTGAGCGATCGCAGAGTAGCCGATCAAACAGACAAAGCCAACGTTCAAGGCATTGAATGCGGTAACGGAGTCGTAATAGACCACGGTAACGGCTGGCAGACTCAATATTGCCATCTCCGCAACGGCAGTGTTGTAGTCAAACCAGATACCTCCGTTGAAGCAGGTACAGTATTGGGCATGGTGGGAGAGTCTGGCTTAGCTTCCTTCCCTCACGTTCACTTGACCGTCCGCTACCAAGATAAAGTCGTAGACCCGTTTGTTGGTGCCAATGCTGGCCCAGGTTGTCGGGTCGATCGCAAACCCATCTGGCAACAGCCGATAAGTTATGTTCCCACAGGTACGATCCGCGCTGGTTTTGCCACTCAGCCACCGGATATGGCAGCTATCTGGGAGGGGCGCTTTTCGGAAACGGAACTACCTAAAAATAGTCCCGCGCTTATCTTCTGGGTGCAAGCTTACGGTGTACTTAAGGGCGATGGACAAGAATTTCAACTCATCGCACCCGATGGTAAACCGTTCGCTGTACGCAAACAAGAGCTACAATCGCCCAGTCGATCTTGGCTGAGTTATGTTGGCAAAAGAGCATCTGGTAATCAACCCTTAACTGCGGGTGTCTGGCGGGGTGAATATCGCCTGATCCGAAATGGTAAGGTACTGATTGACGTGAAGCGAGAAGTGCAAGTACGGTGA
- a CDS encoding sigma 54-interacting transcriptional regulator, which produces MTATDAVIWLQERTALSVLSERVLEAIAQVLEEKVVAAHTRVVMEDTPPEGLYILKRGRLEGDRTNQTGSVWAVSLLPGAIVHLQELLFGQLAQRTVRAIGESQLWFIPADKFRQLVAEYPEITQAFSQQLAMELAQISSQLAYEQERQTILRPYLVTKAKRGIVGKSRYAVRLRQQIKEATEDRGSAVIFGEPGLEKDNIAALIHFASPQRREPMIKIDCSKLQANGAELFGRVGSKPGLIEWLGEGTLLLNNIQELPSELMPKIANLLETGNYAPVGGEEHNPKSPCLARILMISEKTLPKIDRLVTHLIKVPPLRVRKTDISDQMEYYIRLFCRAKGIANPHITSEALRWLQAYDFPGNFRELEGLVQRALVQSAGTKELTEEVFWSLQTKKKQFRVNLLNSYPWLRRFLRSEWWPDRINYGFTLGFFAIVVALLFLGPQHRNENVALNLFWAWWWPLILIGFPFVGRLWCAVCPFMIYGEVTQKLSLWLWPRQLKRWPRQSAEKWGGWFLFGLFVLIFLWEELWHLEDTAYLSACLLLLITAGAMIFSAIFERRFWCRYLCPIGGMNGLFAKLSMIELRAQQGTCSAECTTYQCYKGGPQKGEGLETNGCPLYTHPTHLEDNKDCVLCMTCLKACPHRSVELNLRPPGIELWTTHVPHAYEVALLLLLLGGIFIHRLPELQYLLGLNLDLSQFWPHLGFSLAVLIVPALVPLLGYSLIQLFHGLVKPRSFVELAYGYLPLVLGGNLAHYLRLGLGEGGRILPLTFATFGLSGEDLPVLVAHQAVIAFLQGTTLIFSVLLTILLTQKIAHQPLRFLLPQHLAAVVLGASLWAIIVVS; this is translated from the coding sequence ATGACAGCGACCGACGCAGTGATATGGCTACAAGAACGAACAGCCCTGAGTGTGCTGTCGGAGAGGGTATTGGAGGCGATCGCACAAGTTTTAGAAGAAAAAGTCGTAGCGGCGCACACCCGCGTCGTAATGGAGGACACCCCACCCGAAGGTCTTTATATTCTAAAACGAGGACGGCTGGAAGGCGATCGCACCAATCAAACTGGTTCTGTGTGGGCTGTTAGTTTACTACCGGGTGCGATCGTACACTTACAGGAGCTGCTGTTTGGGCAATTGGCGCAGAGGACTGTAAGAGCGATCGGCGAAAGTCAGTTGTGGTTTATTCCAGCCGACAAATTTCGCCAATTAGTAGCAGAATACCCCGAAATTACGCAGGCTTTTTCACAGCAACTAGCAATGGAACTAGCTCAGATATCTTCTCAGCTAGCTTATGAGCAAGAACGTCAAACCATCTTGCGACCTTATCTAGTAACAAAAGCCAAACGGGGTATTGTAGGCAAAAGTCGCTATGCAGTGCGTTTGCGGCAGCAAATTAAAGAAGCAACTGAAGATCGCGGTTCAGCGGTAATTTTTGGGGAACCTGGACTCGAAAAGGACAACATCGCTGCTCTAATTCATTTCGCTTCTCCTCAGCGGCGAGAACCGATGATTAAAATAGATTGCAGTAAGTTGCAAGCAAACGGTGCAGAATTATTTGGTCGTGTTGGCAGCAAACCTGGTTTAATCGAATGGCTAGGCGAAGGAACTTTACTGCTCAACAACATCCAAGAACTTCCCTCAGAATTGATGCCCAAAATAGCGAACTTGCTGGAAACCGGAAACTACGCACCCGTCGGTGGAGAAGAACACAATCCAAAATCGCCATGTTTGGCACGCATTTTGATGATATCTGAAAAAACGCTGCCCAAGATCGATCGCCTAGTTACTCATTTAATTAAAGTCCCGCCGCTGCGAGTGCGAAAAACCGATATTAGCGACCAGATGGAATACTACATTCGGTTGTTTTGTCGAGCCAAAGGTATTGCCAACCCTCACATAACCTCAGAAGCTTTGCGGTGGTTACAAGCGTATGATTTTCCGGGCAATTTCCGAGAATTGGAAGGGTTGGTGCAACGAGCGCTTGTTCAGTCTGCTGGTACTAAAGAACTAACCGAAGAAGTATTTTGGTCGTTACAAACCAAGAAAAAACAATTTCGCGTCAATCTTTTAAATTCCTATCCTTGGCTGCGAAGATTTTTACGCAGTGAATGGTGGCCCGATCGGATAAATTATGGATTCACATTGGGATTTTTTGCGATCGTTGTCGCCCTATTATTTCTAGGCCCTCAACATCGCAATGAAAACGTTGCTTTAAATCTATTTTGGGCTTGGTGGTGGCCGTTAATTCTGATCGGTTTTCCCTTTGTAGGACGCCTGTGGTGCGCTGTTTGTCCCTTCATGATTTATGGGGAAGTCACACAAAAACTTTCCCTGTGGCTTTGGCCTCGTCAGCTAAAACGCTGGCCGCGACAGTCAGCCGAAAAATGGGGAGGATGGTTTTTGTTTGGCTTATTTGTCTTAATTTTTCTGTGGGAAGAACTCTGGCATTTAGAGGATACGGCTTACCTCTCCGCCTGTTTGCTGCTGTTAATTACTGCGGGAGCAATGATTTTTTCGGCAATTTTTGAGCGCCGGTTTTGGTGTCGGTATCTGTGTCCAATTGGGGGAATGAATGGGCTGTTTGCAAAGTTATCGATGATTGAATTAAGGGCGCAGCAGGGAACTTGTTCTGCTGAATGCACCACTTATCAATGTTACAAAGGTGGGCCTCAAAAAGGTGAAGGTTTGGAGACTAATGGCTGTCCTCTGTATACTCATCCAACGCACTTGGAAGATAACAAAGATTGCGTACTTTGCATGACTTGTCTCAAGGCTTGTCCCCATCGATCGGTTGAGTTAAATTTGCGTCCTCCCGGCATTGAACTTTGGACAACTCATGTGCCTCATGCCTATGAAGTGGCGCTGTTGTTGTTACTTTTAGGTGGAATTTTTATTCACCGCTTGCCAGAGTTGCAATATTTGCTGGGATTGAATTTAGATTTAAGTCAGTTTTGGCCGCATTTGGGATTTTCTTTGGCAGTTTTAATCGTGCCTGCACTGGTTCCACTGTTGGGTTATAGCTTGATTCAATTGTTTCATGGTTTGGTAAAGCCCCGCTCGTTTGTAGAGTTGGCTTATGGTTATTTGCCGCTGGTTTTGGGGGGAAACTTAGCCCATTATTTGCGGCTGGGTTTAGGCGAAGGAGGACGAATTTTACCTTTAACTTTCGCGACTTTTGGCCTCAGTGGTGAGGATTTGCCCGTGTTGGTAGCTCATCAGGCTGTAATTGCGTTTTTGCAAGGAACAACGCTGATTTTTTCGGTGCTTTTGACGATACTTTTGACGCAAAAGATTGCTCATCAACCGCTGCGGTTCCTGCTACCCCAACATCTGGCTGCTGTGGTTTTGGGAGCAAGTCTGTGGGCTATTATTGTCGTCAGCTAA
- a CDS encoding DUF488 family protein: MKIGNYKELYTIGHSNLSIEAFILLLQQHGITAVADVRSHPYSRRLPHFSQPALKASLQNIGIRYVFLGRELGARPEDLTCYDNTGKALYERIAATNLFAEGIQRLVKGAETYKIAMMCAEKDPITCHRTILVCRRLRKFEVQINHIFSDGNLESQEQLENRLLGKFNKNLHQPIQLSLFELPKDEIDIEEAYNRQGNEIAYVKENHE, encoded by the coding sequence ATGAAAATCGGCAATTACAAAGAGTTATACACGATCGGTCACTCAAATCTCAGTATTGAAGCTTTTATTTTGTTACTTCAGCAACATGGAATTACGGCAGTGGCAGATGTGCGATCGCATCCCTACAGTCGTCGCTTACCCCACTTCAGTCAACCCGCCTTAAAAGCCTCATTACAAAACATTGGCATTCGCTACGTTTTCCTGGGTCGCGAATTAGGCGCAAGACCCGAAGATTTAACTTGTTACGATAATACTGGCAAAGCGCTTTACGAAAGAATTGCCGCAACCAACCTATTTGCCGAAGGAATTCAGCGTTTAGTCAAAGGCGCAGAAACTTACAAAATTGCCATGATGTGTGCCGAAAAAGACCCAATTACTTGTCATCGCACTATTTTAGTTTGCCGCCGACTGAGAAAATTTGAAGTACAGATTAATCATATTTTCTCAGATGGTAACTTAGAATCGCAAGAGCAACTAGAAAATAGGCTCTTAGGCAAGTTTAACAAAAATTTGCATCAGCCAATTCAATTAAGTCTATTTGAATTGCCAAAGGATGAAATTGACATAGAAGAAGCTTATAATCGACAAGGTAATGAAATCGCTTATGTCAAAGAAAACCATGAATAA
- a CDS encoding DUF488 family protein: MNKEINLFTIGFTQKSAEQFFETLLKAGVQRVIDTRLNNVSQLAGFAKRKDLEYFLRKVGNIEYVHILDLAPTKDILDAYKKNGGAWDTYEKQFVDLMVKRQIEDKVSPDILNGGCLLCSEAKPHNCHRRLVAEYLKDKWKNVKICHL; this comes from the coding sequence ATGAATAAAGAGATTAACTTATTTACGATCGGCTTTACCCAAAAAAGCGCCGAGCAATTTTTTGAGACTTTACTCAAAGCAGGAGTTCAGCGAGTCATAGACACACGCCTGAATAATGTTTCCCAGTTAGCAGGATTTGCAAAACGCAAAGACTTAGAGTATTTTCTCCGAAAAGTTGGCAATATCGAATACGTTCACATTTTAGACTTAGCACCAACCAAAGATATCCTTGATGCCTATAAAAAGAACGGCGGTGCTTGGGATACATACGAAAAACAATTTGTAGATTTAATGGTCAAACGCCAAATCGAAGATAAAGTTTCACCAGATATTTTAAATGGAGGATGTCTGCTATGTAGCGAAGCAAAACCACATAATTGCCATCGCCGATTAGTTGCCGAATATTTAAAAGATAAGTGGAAAAATGTAAAAATATGCCATCTATGA
- a CDS encoding dual OB domain-containing protein encodes MTRIICLANSWKRGERCIAGITPMKGQWIRAVSDLPDGQVPREMRSIGGLEPALLDILEIPLAKTGPDYGFESENLSILPGKWQRSAQVPPAYLLKYCSKEEYILHNDERYVEVPYLQSLPFDQRRTLELVKAVEISVKPLGVKYEGSQKWSGTIVTENGQTLTTTITDPVFVRKLDLGYRPKNHCLVTVSLSMPWRPPDWKTGDPCWKLIAGVIELPDSAKKKVEVKSDEYDDLPF; translated from the coding sequence ATGACAAGAATAATTTGCCTTGCGAATTCATGGAAGCGAGGCGAGAGGTGCATCGCTGGAATTACACCGATGAAAGGACAATGGATTCGTGCTGTTTCCGATTTACCAGATGGTCAAGTTCCCAGAGAAATGCGATCGATAGGTGGATTAGAACCAGCATTATTAGATATTTTAGAAATTCCTTTAGCCAAAACAGGGCCAGATTACGGTTTCGAGAGCGAAAACCTTTCTATCTTGCCGGGAAAATGGCAGCGATCGGCCCAAGTTCCCCCTGCCTACCTACTCAAATATTGTAGCAAAGAGGAATATATTTTGCACAACGATGAGAGATATGTAGAAGTCCCATATTTGCAATCATTGCCTTTTGATCAGCGGCGCACTTTGGAACTGGTAAAAGCCGTAGAAATATCGGTTAAACCTCTTGGTGTGAAATATGAGGGTAGTCAGAAATGGTCAGGTACAATTGTCACTGAAAATGGTCAAACATTGACAACAACTATCACAGATCCGGTATTTGTGAGAAAATTGGATTTAGGATATCGTCCGAAAAATCATTGTTTGGTAACAGTTAGTTTGAGTATGCCTTGGCGACCTCCCGATTGGAAAACAGGCGATCCTTGTTGGAAATTGATCGCGGGGGTGATAGAGTTGCCTGATTCTGCGAAGAAGAAAGTAGAGGTAAAAAGCGATGAATATGACGATCTGCCGTTTTGA
- a CDS encoding type II toxin-antitoxin system RelE family toxin — MSYQIEILPSAKRELDALPLQVRERIDKAFEALAINPRPPGVKAMQGYKGLLRIRVGKYRVIYRVEDDRLVVIIVQVGHRCDVYRRK; from the coding sequence GTGAGTTATCAAATTGAAATTCTTCCTAGCGCCAAGCGAGAGCTAGATGCACTACCTCTACAGGTTCGAGAGCGCATAGATAAAGCCTTTGAAGCATTAGCTATAAATCCGCGTCCACCCGGAGTTAAAGCAATGCAAGGATATAAAGGACTTTTGCGAATTCGCGTGGGAAAGTATCGGGTAATTTATCGGGTCGAGGACGATCGTCTTGTCGTCATTATAGTGCAAGTTGGACACCGCTGCGACGTTTATCGCAGAAAATAA
- a CDS encoding type II toxin-antitoxin system Phd/YefM family antitoxin translates to MELGIIEEQTIENNSIIRMTATEVRDNFDEIVDRVADDEESVILSKDGKDVAAIIPIEEFWLLERLIEKLEDEIDLEEAKRRLEDPNEVPIPYEQVRKELGLA, encoded by the coding sequence ATGGAACTGGGAATCATTGAAGAACAAACGATCGAGAATAATTCCATCATCAGGATGACTGCAACAGAAGTTCGAGATAACTTTGATGAAATAGTCGATCGAGTTGCTGACGATGAAGAGTCGGTGATTTTAAGTAAAGACGGCAAGGATGTGGCAGCTATAATTCCGATCGAAGAATTTTGGTTGTTAGAGCGTTTGATTGAAAAGTTAGAAGACGAGATCGATTTAGAGGAAGCTAAACGACGATTGGAAGATCCTAATGAAGTTCCAATTCCTTATGAACAAGTTCGCAAGGAGTTGGGGTTAGCGTGA
- a CDS encoding DNA-methyltransferase: MNNFAFDYPSIQIGHSLILQADCFEWLNRMPENSIHAVVTDPPYGVKEYDFEQIAKRENGNGGVWRIPPSFDGHQRSPLPRFTALTQKEREKLKCFFMELAQLIMRVILPGGHVFIASNAFLSQLVFAALVAGGLEFRGELIRLVRTLRGGDRPKNAEQEFPNVSSMPRGCYEPWGIFRKPIPSGMKVSDCLRKFQTGGLRRNADSNPFNDVIFSERTPQEEREIANHPSIKPQSFMRQVVYASLPLGEGIIVDPFMGSGSTVAAAEAVGVSCIGIERYPEYYEMSRIAISKLAAMDISSQKTDFKKPIEEIEHQQLTLW, from the coding sequence ATGAACAATTTCGCCTTTGATTACCCATCAATACAAATAGGCCATTCTCTCATTTTACAAGCAGACTGTTTCGAGTGGCTAAATCGAATGCCGGAAAATAGCATTCATGCAGTTGTGACAGATCCGCCTTATGGTGTGAAAGAGTATGATTTCGAGCAAATTGCCAAACGGGAAAACGGAAATGGTGGAGTTTGGAGAATTCCACCTTCGTTTGATGGACATCAGCGATCGCCTTTGCCAAGATTTACCGCACTCACTCAGAAAGAAAGAGAAAAATTGAAGTGCTTTTTCATGGAGTTGGCTCAATTAATAATGCGCGTTATACTCCCTGGCGGTCATGTTTTTATTGCCAGTAACGCCTTTCTTTCTCAGTTAGTTTTTGCTGCTTTAGTTGCTGGTGGCTTAGAATTTCGCGGTGAATTAATTCGACTGGTGAGAACGCTTCGCGGTGGCGATCGCCCAAAAAATGCCGAACAAGAATTTCCCAATGTATCGTCAATGCCTCGTGGATGTTACGAACCTTGGGGTATTTTCCGCAAGCCGATACCTTCAGGGATGAAAGTTAGCGATTGCTTGCGAAAATTTCAAACTGGAGGATTAAGAAGAAACGCCGATAGCAACCCATTTAATGATGTAATTTTCAGCGAAAGAACACCTCAGGAAGAACGGGAAATAGCCAATCATCCAAGCATCAAACCCCAGTCTTTTATGCGCCAAGTAGTTTATGCTTCTCTTCCTCTAGGTGAAGGAATTATTGTCGATCCTTTTATGGGTTCAGGTTCCACAGTCGCAGCAGCAGAAGCAGTTGGTGTTTCCTGTATTGGTATTGAGAGATATCCCGAATATTACGAAATGAGTCGCATTGCTATTTCTAAATTGGCAGCAATGGATATTTCATCGCAAAAGACTGATTTCAAAAAGCCAATTGAAGAGATAGAACACCAGCAATTGACATTATGGTAA